A genome region from Mesorhizobium sp. B2-1-8 includes the following:
- a CDS encoding ATP-dependent helicase produces the protein MNLAAHDSTFLEQTVQPAYLALLNDAQRQAVEHGDGKIAGPLLVIAGAGSGKTNTLAHRVAHLIVKGADPRRILLMTFSRRAASEMARRVERIAGEVLGRDAAVITDALTWAGTFHGIGARLLRDYALEIGLDPAFTIHDREDSADLMNLVRHELGFSRTEARFPTKGTCLAIYSRAVNAQAPLGEVLGSAFPWCAGWAEQLKQLFAGYVEAKQAQNVLDYDDLLLYWAQMTAEPEIATHLGGRFDHVLVDEYQDTNRLQASILLALKPDGAGLTVVGDDAQSIYSFRAAEVRNILDFPKQFARTADVVMLERNYRSTETILAAANAVIGEASERFTKNLWSERKSADKPRLVTVRDEVEQANFVCDTILAEREAGTALKSQAVLFRASHHSGPLEIELTRRNIPFVKFGGLKFLDAAHVKDVLAVLRFAENPRDRVAGFRVLQLLPGIGPSAAAQIVEAMTSALDEAMGLAGWRPPQRAADDWPGFVSLYSGLRAGAKWPADLEQVRLWYEPHLERIHEDAITRRADLLQLEQIGSGYASRERFLTELTLDPPDATSDQAGPPHRDEDYLILSTIHSAKGQEWKNVFVLNTVDGCIPADLGVGTKEDIEEERRLLYVAMTRAKDSLNLVMPQRFFPHGQAARGDRHLYASRTRFIPPSILAAFQQLSWPAAQAAQGRAQRPEVRVDIGARMRGMWK, from the coding sequence ATGAACCTCGCCGCCCATGATTCGACTTTTTTGGAACAGACCGTCCAGCCAGCCTATCTCGCCCTGCTGAACGACGCCCAGCGTCAGGCCGTCGAACATGGCGACGGCAAGATTGCGGGGCCGCTGCTGGTCATTGCCGGCGCCGGCTCGGGCAAGACCAACACGCTGGCGCACCGGGTCGCGCATCTGATCGTCAAGGGAGCCGACCCGCGCCGCATCCTGCTGATGACGTTTTCGCGGCGCGCCGCATCCGAAATGGCCAGGCGCGTCGAGCGCATCGCCGGCGAGGTGCTCGGCCGCGATGCCGCGGTGATCACGGATGCGCTGACCTGGGCCGGCACTTTTCACGGCATCGGTGCGCGGCTGTTGCGCGATTATGCGCTGGAGATTGGCCTCGATCCGGCCTTCACCATCCATGATCGCGAGGATTCCGCCGATCTGATGAATCTCGTGCGCCACGAACTCGGTTTCTCCAGGACGGAAGCGCGCTTTCCAACCAAAGGCACCTGCCTTGCCATCTATTCTCGCGCCGTCAACGCGCAGGCGCCGCTCGGTGAGGTGCTGGGGTCTGCCTTCCCCTGGTGCGCCGGCTGGGCAGAACAGCTCAAGCAGCTGTTTGCGGGCTATGTCGAGGCCAAGCAGGCGCAGAACGTGCTCGATTACGACGATCTGCTGCTCTACTGGGCGCAGATGACGGCCGAGCCTGAAATCGCCACGCATCTGGGCGGGCGTTTCGACCATGTGCTGGTCGACGAATACCAGGACACCAACCGGCTGCAGGCGTCGATCCTGCTTGCGCTGAAACCCGACGGCGCCGGGCTGACCGTGGTCGGCGACGACGCGCAGTCGATCTATTCGTTCCGCGCCGCTGAGGTGCGCAACATCCTCGATTTTCCAAAGCAGTTCGCCCGGACCGCCGATGTGGTGATGCTGGAGCGTAATTACCGCTCGACCGAGACCATTCTGGCGGCCGCCAATGCGGTCATCGGCGAAGCCTCGGAGCGCTTCACCAAGAACCTGTGGTCGGAACGCAAATCCGCCGACAAGCCAAGACTTGTGACCGTTCGTGACGAGGTCGAGCAAGCCAACTTCGTCTGCGACACCATCCTGGCGGAGCGCGAGGCCGGTACCGCGCTGAAGTCACAGGCGGTGCTGTTTCGCGCCTCGCACCACAGCGGGCCGCTGGAGATAGAGCTGACGCGGCGCAACATTCCCTTCGTCAAGTTCGGTGGCCTGAAATTCCTTGATGCGGCCCATGTCAAGGACGTGCTGGCAGTGCTGCGCTTTGCCGAAAATCCGCGCGACCGTGTCGCCGGTTTTCGCGTGCTGCAGCTTTTGCCGGGCATCGGCCCTTCGGCCGCCGCGCAGATCGTCGAAGCCATGACGTCGGCGCTGGACGAGGCGATGGGCCTGGCCGGCTGGCGTCCGCCGCAGCGCGCCGCGGACGACTGGCCGGGTTTTGTCTCGCTCTATTCCGGCTTGCGGGCCGGCGCCAAATGGCCAGCCGATCTCGAACAGGTCAGGCTGTGGTACGAACCGCATCTGGAGCGCATCCACGAGGATGCGATCACGCGCCGGGCGGATCTGCTGCAACTCGAGCAGATCGGGTCGGGCTATGCCTCGCGCGAACGCTTCCTGACCGAGCTGACGCTCGACCCGCCGGACGCAACCAGCGACCAGGCCGGGCCGCCGCATCGCGACGAGGACTATCTGATCCTGTCCACCATCCACTCGGCCAAGGGGCAAGAGTGGAAGAACGTCTTCGTGCTCAACACGGTCGACGGGTGCATCCCGGCAGATCTCGGCGTCGGCACCAAGGAGGATATCGAGGAGGAGCGCCGGCTGCTCTACGTGGCGATGACACGAGCCAAGGACAGCCTCAACCTGGTCATGCCGCAGCGCTTCTTTCCGCACGGCCAGGCGGCGCGCGGCGACCGTCATCTCTATGCCTCGCGCACCCGTTTCATCCCGCCCTCCATCCTTGCCGCGTTCCAGCAGCTTTCGTGGCCGGCCGCGCAAGCGGCGCAGGGCAGGGCACAACGGCCGGAGGTGCGCGTCGACATCGGCGCGCGCATGCGCGGCATGTGGAAATAA